A genomic region of Zea mays cultivar B73 chromosome 6, Zm-B73-REFERENCE-NAM-5.0, whole genome shotgun sequence contains the following coding sequences:
- the LOC100282601 gene encoding Tetraspanin-3 produces the protein MLRGGTGMLGVVNFITFLISIPILGGGIWLASRANSTDCIRFLQWPIIVVGLVLMVVSLMGFAGACYRQTWLLRLYLFAMFFVVLALLFFVVFAFAVTDRGAGQVVMSRRFPEYQLSDYGGWLRDRVADPQYWATISACLRDGHACAGMRRLARDPNTGMLVPETPAMFYGRNLSPIQSGCCKPPTSCAFTYMNETYWEQNPGVPTVTNDPDCSRWSNDQQMLCFQCDSCKAGVLAGIKKSWRKVAVLNIVVLIILVIVYVAGCAAFRNAKRIDNDEPVGMARMTKSHPSRFQF, from the exons ATGCTGCGCGGGGGCACGGGCATGCTGGGGGTTGTCAACTTCATAACCTTCCTGATCTCGATCCCGATCCTTGGCGGCGGCATCTGGCTGGCGTCGCGGGCCAACTCCACCGACTGCATCCGCTTCCTGCAGTGGCCCATCATCGTGGTGGGGCTCGTCCTCATGGTCGTCTCCCTCATGGGCTTCGCCGGCGCCTGCTACCGCCAGACCTGGCTGCTCCGCCTCTACCTCTTCGCCATGTTCTTCGTCGTCCTCGCGCTCCTCTTCTTcgtcgtcttcgccttcgccgtcaCCGACCGCGGCGCCGGCCAGGTCGTCATGAGCCGCCGCTTCCCCGAGTACCAGCTCTCCGACTACGGCGGATGGCTCCGCGACCGCGTCGCCGACCCGCAGTACTGGGCCACCATCAGCGCCTGCCTCCGCGACGGCCACGCCTGCGCCGGCATGAGGCGCCTCGCGCGGGACCCCAACACGGGCATGCTCGTGCCGGAGACGCCCGCCATGTTCTACGGCCGCAACCTCTCCCCGATTCAG TCTGGATGCTGCAAGCCACCGACGTCATGCGCATTCACCTACATGAACGAGACGTACTGGGAACAAAACCCCGGTGTCCCGACCGTGACCAATGACCCTGACTGCAGCAGGTGGAGCAACGACCAGCAGATGCTGTGCTTCCAGTGCGACTCGTGCAAGGCCGGCGTCCTCGCGGGCATCAAGAAGAGCTGGCGCAAGGTGGCCGTCCTGAACATCGTGGTGTTGATCATCCTTGTGATTGTCTATGTCGCGGGCTGCGCCGCGTTCCGCAACGCCAAGAGGATCGACAACGACGAGCCGGTGGGCATGGCGCGGATGACCAAGTCCCATCCAAGCAGGTTCCAGTTCTAG